One stretch of Legionella birminghamensis DNA includes these proteins:
- a CDS encoding cupin domain-containing protein — protein MSHFFPVARQISPVEGIDSYIFNLNDTNQTTIMISYLQPDAELKQHAHPERQLGMALKGSFTIQIDGKEEELYELKNAYAVPPNVPHSAINRSGQVAVGLDIKRSVQAETFPGKNDYFIYPENKRTLKTGINMCFFVSSWCELMLSTIPKQASMPAHRHLGEQIGIAVHGNYLMQVGEEEENFHFGKIYYAPESISHGAYNPFEETAISLNLFLPHRYNKPLKYTREI, from the coding sequence ATGAGCCATTTTTTTCCGGTTGCTCGCCAGATTAGTCCTGTGGAAGGTATTGATTCTTACATATTCAACTTAAATGATACTAACCAGACTACAATAATGATTTCCTATCTTCAGCCTGATGCAGAGTTAAAACAACATGCGCATCCTGAACGACAACTGGGAATGGCCTTAAAAGGCTCATTCACTATTCAGATTGATGGAAAGGAAGAGGAGTTATATGAGCTGAAAAATGCTTATGCCGTCCCTCCCAATGTACCGCACTCAGCAATCAACCGCTCAGGACAAGTTGCCGTCGGGCTTGATATTAAACGAAGTGTCCAAGCCGAAACCTTTCCTGGAAAGAATGACTATTTTATTTATCCTGAAAATAAACGCACATTAAAAACAGGAATTAATATGTGCTTTTTTGTCAGTTCATGGTGTGAGTTGATGTTAAGTACTATTCCAAAACAGGCGTCTATGCCAGCCCATCGACACCTTGGGGAGCAAATTGGGATAGCAGTCCACGGAAACTATCTCATGCAGGTGGGGGAGGAGGAGGAGAACTTCCATTTTGGGAAAATATATTATGCGCCTGAAAGTATTAGTCATGGTGCATATAACCCATTTGAGGAAACAGCTATATCTCTGAATTTGTTTTTGCCCCACCGCTATAATAAGCCTTTAAAGTATACGCGAGAGATTTGA
- a CDS encoding SDR family oxidoreductase, whose product MDLQLNGKVALIAGASSGIGLATAWQLAQEGCHLLLCGRTKEALETAKAAIRNRLPDCLIEMFVTDIYDAEEARQLITKALRCFGKINILVNSTDGAPFNTVDSVISDKSWMEACEKKLLGYIRLTQLVFETMKKQRSGKIINVLGLTGKQPASDLMMPGVINAGLMNFIKAFSKITAMYNVCITGVNPGFISTKRYHSFVHKLSSTSGHSVESIEESICESIPLKRVGQPEEVASLISFLCSGLADYITGISIDIDGGLSKAI is encoded by the coding sequence ATGGATTTACAGTTGAATGGAAAAGTCGCTTTAATTGCCGGAGCTAGTTCAGGGATTGGATTAGCAACTGCCTGGCAACTAGCTCAAGAGGGTTGTCATTTACTTTTATGTGGAAGAACGAAAGAAGCATTAGAAACGGCAAAAGCAGCTATTCGGAACCGTTTACCTGACTGCTTGATTGAAATGTTCGTGACTGATATTTATGACGCTGAAGAAGCCAGACAATTGATAACGAAAGCTTTACGTTGTTTTGGAAAGATAAATATTTTAGTGAACAGCACGGATGGTGCTCCTTTTAATACTGTGGATAGTGTGATCTCCGACAAGAGCTGGATGGAGGCTTGTGAGAAAAAATTATTAGGTTATATCCGGTTAACACAGCTCGTATTTGAAACAATGAAAAAACAGCGTTCGGGAAAGATTATTAATGTTCTGGGGTTAACAGGTAAACAGCCAGCCTCTGACTTAATGATGCCTGGAGTTATCAACGCGGGATTAATGAATTTTATTAAAGCATTTTCAAAGATAACCGCAATGTACAATGTATGTATAACGGGGGTTAATCCAGGCTTTATTTCAACGAAAAGATATCATTCATTTGTTCACAAATTATCCAGCACATCAGGTCATTCTGTTGAGTCAATTGAAGAGAGCATTTGCGAAAGTATCCCTTTAAAACGAGTTGGCCAGCCGGAGGAAGTAGCCTCTTTAATTAGCTTTCTATGTTCCGGGTTGGCAGATTACATCACCGGAATAAGTATCGACATTGATGGCGGCTTGTCAAAAGCAATATAA